A region from the Mycolicibacterium phlei genome encodes:
- a CDS encoding IS481 family transposase, translating into MVHANACLTPKGRLRLARCVVDDGWTYARAADRFQCSPATAKKWADRYRAGGPEAMNDKSSRPHRSPRRTDRRRERRIIKVRFTRRWGPHRIAAYLHLPRSTVEAVLRRYQMPLLRDLDQASGLPVRRTRAHRYEHPAPGDLIHVDIKKLGRIPDGGGHRMLGRTVGNRNNKKQGRGYAYLHHAVDDHSRLAYSEILADERKETAAAFWVRAKAFFNAHGIEVKRVLTDNGSCYRSKLFAQTLGAGIAHKKTRPYRPQTNGKVERFNRTLNQEWAYAQTYCSDEARAATYQSWLHHYNHHRPHTGIKSKTPIDRLRVHNLPVKNS; encoded by the coding sequence ATGGTCCACGCTAATGCCTGTTTGACTCCGAAGGGCCGGTTGCGGCTGGCGCGTTGTGTCGTCGATGACGGATGGACCTACGCCCGGGCCGCAGACCGATTCCAGTGCTCGCCTGCCACAGCCAAGAAGTGGGCCGACCGCTACCGTGCCGGCGGCCCTGAGGCGATGAACGACAAGTCCAGTCGACCGCATCGCAGTCCACGGCGGACCGACCGGCGTCGGGAACGCCGGATCATTAAGGTGCGTTTCACACGCCGCTGGGGTCCGCACCGCATCGCCGCTTACCTGCACCTGCCACGCTCGACGGTGGAGGCGGTGCTGCGCCGCTACCAGATGCCGCTGCTGCGGGATCTGGACCAGGCCAGCGGCCTGCCGGTGCGCCGAACCAGGGCACATCGGTATGAACACCCCGCGCCGGGGGATCTGATCCATGTCGACATCAAAAAACTCGGCCGTATCCCCGACGGGGGTGGGCATCGCATGCTGGGGCGCACGGTCGGTAACCGCAACAACAAAAAGCAGGGCCGCGGTTACGCCTATCTGCACCACGCGGTCGATGACCACTCTCGGCTGGCCTACTCAGAGATCCTCGCCGATGAACGCAAAGAGACCGCGGCAGCGTTTTGGGTCCGCGCCAAAGCGTTCTTCAACGCGCATGGCATCGAGGTCAAAAGGGTGCTCACCGACAACGGATCGTGTTACCGGTCAAAGCTGTTCGCCCAGACCCTGGGAGCTGGCATCGCCCACAAGAAGACCCGCCCCTACCGCCCGCAAACCAACGGCAAGGTCGAGCGATTCAACCGCACCCTCAACCAGGAATGGGCCTACGCCCAGACCTACTGCTCCGATGAAGCCCGCGCAGCGACCTACCAGAGCTGGCTGCATCACTACAATCACCACAGACCCCACACCGGCATCAAGAGCAAGACGCCGATTGACCGCCTACGCGTTCACAACCTACCCGTGAAGAACAGCTAG
- a CDS encoding M24 family metallopeptidase, with amino-acid sequence MTASRFSTDVYDRRLRAAASAAGDAGLAGLVITPGYDLRYLVGSRAQTFERLTALVLPADGEPTVVVPRLELASLKESAIPELGLRVRDWVDGDDPYALVAEVLGGTATVAVTDSMPALHLLPLAGVLGAVPVLATDVLRRLRMIKDAAEIDALRKAGAAIDRVHARVPEFLKPGRTEADVAADIAEAIVAEGHSEVAFIIVGSGPHGADPHHECSDRELRVGDIVVVDIGGPYEPGYNSDCTRTYSIGEPDPEVARRYAVLQRAQQAAVAAVRPGVTAEQVDAAARDVLAAEGLAEAFVHRTGHGIGLSVHEEPYIVAGNTLTLQPGMAFSVEPGIYFTGEWGARIEDIVIVTADGAEPVNHRPHELIVVPA; translated from the coding sequence ATGACCGCCAGCCGCTTCAGCACCGACGTCTATGACCGCCGCCTGCGCGCCGCCGCCTCCGCCGCGGGGGACGCCGGGCTGGCGGGCCTGGTCATCACCCCGGGCTACGACCTGCGGTATCTGGTGGGTTCGCGGGCCCAGACGTTCGAGCGGCTCACCGCGCTGGTGCTGCCCGCCGACGGTGAGCCGACCGTGGTGGTGCCGCGGCTGGAGTTGGCGTCGCTGAAGGAGTCGGCGATCCCCGAGCTGGGGCTGCGGGTGCGTGACTGGGTGGACGGGGACGATCCGTACGCGCTGGTGGCCGAGGTGCTCGGCGGCACCGCCACGGTCGCGGTGACCGACTCGATGCCGGCGCTGCACCTGCTGCCGCTGGCGGGCGTGCTCGGCGCGGTGCCGGTGCTGGCCACCGACGTGCTGCGCCGGCTGCGGATGATCAAGGATGCCGCCGAGATCGACGCGCTGCGCAAGGCCGGCGCCGCGATCGACCGGGTGCACGCGCGGGTTCCGGAGTTCCTCAAACCGGGCCGCACCGAAGCCGACGTCGCCGCCGACATCGCCGAAGCCATTGTCGCCGAAGGTCATTCGGAGGTGGCGTTCATCATCGTCGGATCCGGTCCGCACGGCGCCGACCCGCACCACGAGTGCTCCGACCGCGAGTTGCGGGTCGGTGACATCGTCGTCGTCGACATCGGCGGCCCGTATGAGCCCGGCTACAACTCCGACTGCACCCGCACCTACAGCATCGGCGAACCCGATCCGGAGGTGGCGCGCCGTTACGCGGTGCTGCAGCGCGCCCAGCAGGCGGCGGTGGCGGCGGTGCGACCGGGGGTCACCGCCGAACAGGTGGACGCCGCCGCACGCGACGTGCTGGCGGCCGAGGGGCTGGCCGAGGCGTTCGTGCATCGGACCGGCCACGGCATCGGGCTGTCGGTGCACGAGGAGCCTTACATCGTGGCGGGCAACACGCTGACGTTGCAGCCCGGCATGGCGTTCTCCGTCGAGCCCGGCATCTACTTCACCGGGGAGTGGGGCGCGCGCATCGAGGACATCGTGATCGTCACCGCCGACGGCGCCGAGCCGGTCAACCACCGCCCGCACGAGCTGATCGTGGTGCCGGCCTGA